In one window of Limnohabitans sp. MORI2 DNA:
- a CDS encoding POTRA domain-containing protein produces the protein MLDMYKPSDMERGFMRNLTSLLAGSFVFLTSHVCAQSGYDPKQIPTYDAGALSRQAEQTLKQNQLQRSARLREAYPPVMVLNDQTTVKPKVIKFLGARQFTPEQLQTTASPYLNRDLTRHELNQLTEAVVAAYRQEGWIVRAYIPQQDLSRDDLTVQILENLQPSAR, from the coding sequence ATGCTTGATATGTACAAACCATCTGACATGGAAAGGGGTTTTATGCGTAACTTGACATCGTTATTGGCTGGATCTTTTGTATTTTTGACATCACATGTCTGCGCACAGTCTGGTTACGACCCCAAGCAAATACCGACCTACGATGCAGGGGCATTGTCTCGTCAAGCCGAGCAAACGCTGAAACAGAATCAATTGCAACGCAGTGCACGGTTGCGCGAGGCTTATCCGCCAGTCATGGTTTTGAACGATCAAACCACGGTGAAACCTAAAGTGATCAAGTTTTTAGGTGCAAGGCAATTCACGCCTGAGCAACTCCAAACCACAGCATCACCGTACCTTAACCGTGACTTGACGCGGCATGAACTCAATCAATTGACAGAAGCTGTGGTCGCTGCCTATCGGCAAGAGGGATGGATTGTGCGGGCCTACATACCCCAACAAGACCTTTCCCGGGATGATCTGACGGTTCAAATCCTAGAGAATCTGCAGCCCAGCGCACGATAA
- a CDS encoding ShlB/FhaC/HecB family hemolysin secretion/activation protein codes for MDIYDPVVPKDAGTVLRAIEGKTNLPVTEWAEAITGKSFAKPKQPRSLVDAAMDKMVEQQEVEEAAKALITLKSIQFQGVTILGDMELRGIVEPFIDTPMTYEQMLEIGMVVESYYRKNNYLARAILPPQDLTDGVLTVDVIESVFSKVEIEQELEDLPNTQAHVEAIIEAQQKTGEPLNSKSLDRALALANDIPGLSAQGSLRQGRDAGETELLLKLYQGRTRQAELSIDNAGSRSTGFMRFMTTLNWFNPNDLGDLLNVVAVHTRGSDYARLAYSVPVGTDGWRMGLNASAMSYEVVVGEQGMVGAVGRAMTQGMEWIYPLLREDDRSATVTLTADNKNFQNTSAQGLVMSDYNAKVMTAQVSGFYRDLNPGGGTGTYALQLSHGIINLDGSLSQQTDATTVQTEGIFNKIRLNGSWQQPITTQTSALVSVSGQLADKNLDSSEKMQLGGMNGVRAYPTGEGSGTDAQLIQLEIKHQLESGINMAAFYDWGQVWLAHDPSYPGGPQHNRNVYKGFGASIGYTTEDGINIKATWARKDGSNPNPTQTGNDQDGTRDRNRYWLQVTLPF; via the coding sequence TTGGACATCTACGACCCCGTTGTGCCTAAAGATGCAGGCACCGTCCTGCGCGCGATTGAGGGCAAAACGAACCTGCCCGTCACGGAATGGGCTGAAGCTATCACCGGCAAATCCTTTGCTAAACCCAAACAGCCACGCAGCTTGGTCGATGCGGCCATGGACAAAATGGTGGAGCAGCAAGAGGTGGAAGAGGCCGCCAAAGCCCTCATTACCCTCAAATCCATCCAATTCCAAGGTGTCACCATCTTGGGCGATATGGAGCTCAGGGGCATCGTCGAACCTTTCATTGATACCCCCATGACGTACGAGCAAATGCTCGAAATCGGCATGGTGGTTGAGTCTTATTACCGCAAAAACAACTACTTAGCGCGTGCCATCTTGCCGCCCCAAGATCTGACCGACGGTGTTTTGACGGTCGACGTCATTGAATCGGTCTTCTCCAAAGTTGAAATTGAGCAAGAGCTCGAAGATCTGCCCAACACCCAAGCCCACGTCGAAGCCATCATTGAAGCGCAACAAAAAACGGGCGAGCCTTTGAACAGCAAGTCCTTGGACCGTGCACTGGCCTTGGCCAATGACATTCCAGGCTTGAGCGCCCAAGGTTCTTTGCGCCAAGGTCGTGACGCAGGCGAAACCGAGCTATTGCTTAAGTTGTACCAAGGTCGTACCCGCCAGGCTGAACTCAGCATTGACAACGCCGGCTCACGTTCAACGGGTTTCATGCGTTTCATGACCACATTGAACTGGTTCAACCCCAACGATTTGGGGGATTTGCTCAATGTGGTGGCCGTCCACACACGGGGTAGCGACTACGCCCGACTGGCCTACAGCGTGCCAGTCGGTACCGATGGTTGGCGCATGGGCCTGAACGCCTCGGCCATGAGTTACGAAGTCGTGGTTGGCGAACAGGGCATGGTTGGCGCCGTGGGCCGTGCCATGACACAAGGCATGGAATGGATCTACCCATTGCTGCGTGAGGACGACCGAAGCGCCACCGTGACCCTGACGGCAGACAACAAAAACTTCCAAAACACATCGGCCCAGGGTTTGGTGATGTCCGACTACAACGCCAAAGTCATGACGGCCCAGGTCTCGGGCTTCTACCGTGACCTCAACCCGGGGGGTGGAACGGGTACTTATGCGCTACAACTATCCCACGGCATCATCAATTTAGATGGGTCTTTGAGTCAGCAAACAGATGCCACAACCGTCCAAACCGAGGGTATTTTTAACAAAATTCGCCTCAATGGCAGCTGGCAGCAGCCGATTACTACGCAAACATCAGCACTTGTTTCGGTCTCTGGGCAGCTGGCTGACAAAAACCTTGACTCATCAGAAAAGATGCAGCTCGGTGGCATGAATGGCGTGCGAGCGTACCCAACGGGTGAAGGCTCAGGCACAGACGCGCAGCTGATTCAGCTAGAAATCAAACATCAACTGGAATCCGGCATCAATATGGCTGCCTTCTACGACTGGGGGCAAGTGTGGCTAGCGCACGACCCGTCATACCCGGGCGGACCACAGCACAACCGCAATGTCTATAAAGGCTTTGGTGCCAGCATTGGGTACACCACAGAAGATGGCATCAACATCAAAGCCACTTGGGCGCGAAAAGATGGCAGCAATCCCAATCCTACACAAACGGGTAACGACCAGGACGGTACACGCGACCGCAACCGTTATTGGCTGCAAGTTACTTTACCGTTCTAG
- the tolB gene encoding Tol-Pal system beta propeller repeat protein TolB: MTRHLFRCALGLLTAGLLALPSWAQFRVEVSGVGLTQVPIAFAPLRGEETSPQKISAIVQADLERSGQFRGVTAGVVTDETQRPDISAMRQKGADALLTGSISRMNDGRYDVRIRLWDVVRGQDLGAMSYVVVTGDLRLASHKISDFVYEKLTGDKGVFSTRIAYVTKSGARFNLWVADSDGENAQSALASPEPIISPSWSPSGTQLAYVSFESRKPVVYVHDVSTGKRRVIANFRGSNSAPSWSPDGRSLAVTLSRDGGSQLFVIDANGGEPRRLTQSAAIDTEPVFSPDGSAIYFVSDRGGAPQIYRMPASGGPANRVTFNGTYNISPSISPDGRWLTYISRIGGAFKLHVMDIASGNVAAITDTSRDERPSFAPNSRLIVYATQQDGREALMTTTLDGRIKARLSGQGGDLREPNWGPFSKALP, encoded by the coding sequence ATGACACGTCACCTTTTTCGCTGCGCACTTGGACTTTTGACCGCCGGTTTATTGGCGCTGCCAAGCTGGGCGCAGTTTCGTGTGGAGGTGTCTGGTGTGGGTTTGACCCAAGTGCCTATTGCCTTTGCCCCGTTGCGCGGGGAAGAAACATCGCCACAAAAAATCTCAGCCATTGTTCAGGCAGACCTTGAACGCAGCGGCCAATTCCGCGGTGTCACAGCGGGAGTGGTGACGGACGAGACCCAACGCCCCGACATCAGCGCCATGCGCCAAAAGGGCGCTGATGCCTTGCTCACAGGCAGCATCAGCCGCATGAACGATGGCCGCTATGACGTGCGCATCCGCCTGTGGGATGTGGTGCGTGGACAAGACTTAGGCGCCATGAGCTATGTGGTGGTGACAGGCGATTTGCGCTTGGCCTCGCACAAAATCTCGGATTTCGTTTACGAAAAACTCACTGGCGACAAGGGGGTGTTTTCCACCCGCATTGCTTATGTGACCAAGTCAGGCGCTCGTTTTAATTTGTGGGTGGCCGACTCTGACGGCGAAAACGCGCAGTCGGCCTTGGCCAGTCCAGAGCCGATCATTTCACCCAGCTGGTCGCCCTCAGGCACTCAATTGGCCTATGTCTCGTTTGAGTCGCGCAAGCCCGTCGTGTATGTGCATGATGTGTCGACAGGCAAGCGACGTGTGATTGCCAATTTCCGTGGCTCCAACAGTGCGCCGAGCTGGTCGCCAGATGGTCGCAGCTTGGCCGTGACACTCAGCCGCGATGGTGGCTCGCAATTGTTTGTCATTGATGCCAACGGCGGTGAGCCTCGCCGCTTGACGCAATCTGCAGCCATTGACACCGAGCCCGTGTTTTCGCCCGATGGCTCTGCCATTTATTTCGTGAGCGATCGCGGCGGCGCACCTCAGATTTACCGCATGCCAGCCTCGGGCGGGCCAGCTAACCGCGTGACCTTCAATGGCACCTACAACATTTCGCCCTCGATCAGCCCCGATGGCCGTTGGTTGACCTATATCTCTCGCATTGGTGGTGCGTTTAAGTTGCATGTGATGGACATTGCCAGCGGTAACGTGGCTGCTATCACCGACACCAGCCGTGATGAACGCCCCAGTTTCGCCCCCAACAGCCGCTTGATTGTGTACGCGACTCAGCAAGATGGCCGTGAGGCGCTGATGACCACGACTTTGGATGGCCGTATCAAGGCCCGATTGTCGGGTCAGGGTGGTGATTTGCGAGAACCGAACTGGGGCCCTTTCAGTAAGGCGCTGCCTTAA
- the ybgF gene encoding tol-pal system protein YbgF: MKLNTSFSLRAVALAAAVLASVSAQAALFEDEEARRAILDLRQRVERQGEEIQNFQRSLLEQQNQFEALRAETARLRGEKEELTQELRRAQELSQGVDDRLKKFEPAKVKVDGVEFVAEPAETKAYEDALAIFRKGEFGAASMAFNDFIKRNPKSGYVVPSLFWLGNAQYANRDYTNAIKNFNTLLAKAPSHMRAADAMLSVANCQLDLKDIKAARKTLAEVVKAYPHTEAAAAASERLAKLK; the protein is encoded by the coding sequence ATGAAACTGAACACTTCTTTTTCTCTGCGCGCGGTGGCGTTGGCTGCTGCAGTCTTAGCCAGTGTCAGCGCTCAAGCCGCTCTTTTTGAAGATGAGGAAGCGCGTCGTGCTATTTTGGATCTGCGTCAGCGCGTCGAGCGCCAAGGTGAAGAGATTCAAAACTTTCAACGCAGCTTGCTAGAGCAACAAAATCAGTTTGAAGCCTTGCGCGCTGAAACTGCGCGTTTGCGTGGTGAAAAAGAAGAGTTGACCCAAGAGCTACGCCGCGCCCAAGAGCTATCGCAAGGCGTGGACGACCGCCTCAAGAAATTTGAGCCCGCCAAGGTCAAGGTGGATGGCGTGGAGTTTGTGGCTGAGCCTGCAGAAACCAAGGCGTATGAAGATGCTTTGGCCATTTTCCGTAAAGGTGAATTTGGTGCAGCCAGCATGGCCTTCAACGACTTCATCAAACGCAACCCCAAGAGCGGCTATGTGGTGCCGTCGTTGTTTTGGTTGGGCAATGCTCAGTATGCCAACCGTGACTACACCAATGCCATTAAAAACTTCAACACCTTGCTCGCAAAAGCCCCAAGCCACATGCGCGCGGCCGACGCCATGCTGTCAGTGGCCAACTGTCAGCTGGATCTGAAAGACATCAAGGCGGCACGTAAGACCCTGGCTGAAGTGGTCAAGGCTTATCCGCATACCGAAGCTGCGGCAGCGGCTTCTGAGCGTTTGGCCAAACTCAAATGA
- a CDS encoding YeeE/YedE family protein — protein MNELTTLTKEVLGAFFLGGLLLGFISQRTHFCTMGAISDVVHMGDWTRARQWACAVAVATFGFTALSDLGLIDASKTLYASHRLMWLSTVVGGLMFGYGMVIASGCGNKALVRVGGGNLKSVVVVLVMGITAFATMKGITAVLRTLTVDTVFIDMPAGASLHALGVSGVGYIVAAGILFWVLNDKEFWTANSLLAGVGVGAIVVAMWWVSGHLGFVPEHPETLDAVYLGTSSGRIEALNFVAPIANTLDWLMFYSDASKVLTTGVLAVVGVICGSAVSAIQSRTFRWESFADARDLGQHLVGGVLMGVGGVTAMGCTVGQGLSGLSTLSLNAVLAVLAIFTGAVLALRQQAARLERTACA, from the coding sequence ATGAACGAGCTGACCACGCTCACCAAAGAGGTCCTTGGGGCCTTTTTTCTTGGGGGCTTGCTGTTGGGCTTCATCAGTCAACGCACACACTTTTGCACCATGGGTGCGATTTCGGATGTGGTGCACATGGGCGACTGGACCCGCGCACGCCAGTGGGCCTGCGCTGTTGCCGTCGCCACCTTCGGCTTTACTGCCTTGTCAGATCTAGGCTTGATTGACGCCAGCAAAACCCTGTACGCCAGTCATCGCTTGATGTGGCTGTCTACCGTGGTGGGCGGCTTGATGTTTGGCTATGGCATGGTCATCGCTTCCGGTTGCGGCAACAAAGCCTTGGTGCGTGTGGGGGGCGGCAACCTCAAATCGGTGGTGGTGGTTTTGGTGATGGGCATCACAGCCTTTGCCACCATGAAAGGCATCACGGCCGTGTTGCGCACGCTGACAGTAGATACCGTGTTCATTGACATGCCAGCCGGTGCGAGCCTACATGCCTTGGGCGTGAGCGGAGTTGGCTACATCGTGGCTGCTGGTATTTTGTTTTGGGTGCTGAACGACAAAGAGTTTTGGACTGCCAACAGTTTGTTGGCGGGCGTTGGCGTGGGAGCCATTGTGGTGGCCATGTGGTGGGTGAGTGGCCATTTGGGGTTTGTGCCTGAACACCCTGAAACCCTTGATGCGGTGTACTTGGGAACCAGCTCAGGCCGCATAGAAGCGCTTAACTTTGTTGCACCCATCGCCAATACGTTGGATTGGCTCATGTTTTACAGCGATGCGTCCAAGGTGCTCACCACGGGCGTCTTGGCTGTGGTGGGGGTGATTTGCGGCTCTGCCGTTTCGGCGATTCAAAGCCGAACCTTCCGCTGGGAAAGCTTTGCCGATGCCCGCGATCTAGGGCAGCACCTTGTGGGCGGTGTGCTCATGGGGGTGGGAGGTGTCACAGCCATGGGCTGTACCGTGGGGCAGGGCTTGAGTGGGCTTTCCACCCTCAGTTTGAATGCCGTGCTGGCGGTGCTGGCAATCTTCACTGGTGCTGTGCTGGCTTTGCGCCAGCAAGCGGCACGTCTAGAGCGCACCGCCTGTGCTTGA
- a CDS encoding tetratricopeptide repeat protein, with the protein MSTTQHLSGAKLTSFTLDELTKAADMLETAGRYEEAIDLYRQWLKHSQDERKHVAWFNYGWLLQKQNLFSDAANAYDQLTNNYANYLSGHAAA; encoded by the coding sequence ATGTCTACTACCCAACACCTTTCAGGCGCAAAATTGACCAGCTTTACGCTCGATGAGCTAACAAAAGCCGCCGATATGCTCGAAACCGCTGGCCGCTACGAAGAAGCCATCGATCTTTATCGCCAATGGTTGAAGCATAGTCAAGATGAACGCAAGCATGTTGCATGGTTCAATTATGGCTGGCTCTTGCAAAAACAAAATCTCTTCAGTGATGCAGCCAATGCCTACGACCAGTTGACCAACAATTACGCCAACTATTTGTCCGGCCACGCTGCGGCCTAA
- a CDS encoding tRNA threonylcarbamoyladenosine dehydratase, protein MLEDADLERRFGGLARLYGVSSAQRIRCAHVVVVGIGGVGSWTVEALARSGVGRLTLIDLDNVAESNINRQIHALVDTLGLAKVEAMRQRIARINPTCVVSCIEDFVTPDNWPSILPHAQPDAVIDACDQIKAKTAMAAWALKHQSLFITVGAAGGKRHAHQVEVDDLSKTSHDPLLAKLRYNLRREHGAARDGKKMGVTCVFSRETVAPPDASCEVQGDGSLNCSGYGSVVSVTATFGQCAAGWVLDQISSAALPKG, encoded by the coding sequence GTGCTTGAAGACGCAGATTTGGAACGTCGCTTTGGCGGCTTAGCCCGACTGTATGGGGTAAGTAGTGCACAGCGCATTCGTTGTGCCCATGTGGTGGTGGTTGGCATTGGCGGCGTTGGGTCTTGGACGGTGGAAGCCTTGGCTCGCAGTGGGGTAGGGCGATTGACTTTGATTGACCTCGACAACGTTGCCGAATCCAACATCAACCGGCAAATTCACGCGCTCGTTGACACGCTGGGCCTGGCCAAAGTCGAGGCCATGCGCCAGCGCATTGCACGCATCAATCCCACCTGTGTGGTGAGCTGCATTGAAGATTTTGTGACGCCAGACAACTGGCCATCCATCTTGCCTCACGCGCAACCGGATGCGGTGATTGATGCTTGCGATCAGATCAAAGCCAAGACTGCGATGGCGGCTTGGGCGCTCAAACATCAAAGTTTGTTTATCACTGTGGGGGCAGCGGGGGGTAAACGCCATGCACATCAGGTAGAGGTTGATGACCTTTCCAAAACCAGCCATGATCCACTGTTGGCCAAGTTGCGTTACAACTTGCGCCGTGAACACGGAGCCGCGCGCGATGGTAAAAAAATGGGCGTGACTTGTGTATTCAGTCGAGAAACGGTGGCTCCGCCTGATGCGAGCTGCGAAGTACAGGGCGATGGCTCGCTCAATTGCAGTGGTTATGGCTCAGTAGTCAGCGTGACAGCAACATTTGGGCAGTGCGCGGCGGGTTGGGTGCTTGATCAAATTTCTTCAGCTGCGTTGCCAAAAGGCTGA
- the pal gene encoding peptidoglycan-associated lipoprotein Pal — protein sequence MKKLLLIVSVAAALAGCASGVKLDDVQVDDRSGGAAGQSGVNGLNSRNLGAMQGIKTGPAGVEHIIYFDLDSYTVKSEYQSVLEAHSRYLRADRNRRVNLEGHTDERGGSEYNLALGQKRSDAVRRALSALGVPEGQMESVSFGKEKPVAQGSDESAYSQNRRAALNYQ from the coding sequence ATGAAAAAACTTCTTCTTATCGTTTCTGTGGCGGCTGCTTTGGCAGGCTGCGCTTCCGGCGTCAAATTAGATGACGTGCAAGTGGATGATCGTTCTGGTGGTGCGGCTGGCCAAAGTGGGGTCAACGGGTTGAACTCCCGCAACTTGGGCGCCATGCAAGGCATCAAGACAGGCCCTGCAGGTGTGGAACACATCATTTACTTTGATCTCGACAGCTACACCGTCAAGAGCGAGTACCAAAGCGTGCTCGAAGCGCACTCGCGCTACTTGCGTGCTGATCGCAACCGTCGTGTGAACCTGGAAGGCCACACCGACGAGCGTGGCGGCAGCGAATACAACTTGGCCTTGGGCCAAAAGCGCTCGGACGCCGTGCGTCGCGCGTTGAGCGCATTGGGCGTGCCCGAAGGTCAAATGGAATCGGTGAGCTTTGGCAAAGAAAAACCAGTGGCCCAAGGCTCTGACGAATCGGCTTACTCTCAAAACCGCCGTGCGGCATTGAACTACCAATGA